From Mycolicibacterium cosmeticum, a single genomic window includes:
- a CDS encoding EthD family reductase codes for MAETKITVIYDNPADPAAFESAYPTEQLEAARRIPGYVRFEASKVWPKEDGSPTPAYRSIDLYYSDYDAASAAVTTPEAGEFFAAMARLSTGGVRVLFSEIEIPQF; via the coding sequence GTGGCCGAGACCAAGATCACCGTCATCTACGACAACCCCGCCGACCCCGCCGCGTTCGAGAGTGCTTACCCCACCGAGCAATTGGAGGCCGCCCGGCGCATCCCGGGATATGTGCGGTTCGAGGCGTCCAAGGTGTGGCCCAAGGAGGACGGCAGCCCGACGCCGGCCTACCGTTCGATCGACCTCTACTACTCCGACTACGACGCGGCCAGCGCCGCCGTCACCACACCCGAGGCCGGCGAGTTCTTCGCCGCGATGGCCCGGCTGTCCACCGGCGGTGTCCGGGTGTTGTTCTCCGAGATCGAGATCCCCCAGTTCTGA
- a CDS encoding VOC family protein: MEILASRMLIRPVDYPKSVAFYRDQIGLAIAREYGAGTVFYAGQSLLELAGHGEPSGGGMPVGRAERRDVAAGRAERRDIALWLQVRDVHAAQAELADRGVTITRAAQEEPWGLHEMHVTDPDGILLIFVEVPPTHPLRRDVRN; encoded by the coding sequence ATGGAAATCCTGGCCAGCCGGATGCTCATCAGGCCGGTGGACTATCCGAAATCCGTGGCGTTCTACCGCGATCAGATCGGGCTGGCCATCGCCCGCGAATACGGTGCGGGCACCGTGTTCTACGCCGGCCAGTCGCTGCTGGAGCTGGCCGGCCACGGCGAGCCGTCGGGCGGCGGGATGCCGGTGGGGCGAGCGGAGCGACGGGATGTGGCGGCGGGGCGAGCGGAGCGACGGGATATTGCACTGTGGCTGCAGGTCCGCGATGTCCATGCCGCCCAGGCAGAGTTGGCCGACCGCGGGGTTACGATCACCAGGGCCGCGCAGGAAGAGCCCTGGGGCCTGCACGAAATGCACGTCACCGATCCGGACGGCATACTGCTGATCTTCGTCGAGGTGCCACCCACCCATCCACTGCGCCGCGACGTCCGTAACTGA
- a CDS encoding ABC transporter permease, whose protein sequence is MIRQSRLHARRLLLGWQRAPVVLIQSLIFPTFLLIVYSLVVGASVRHLTGSSSLYGLVPMCAVAGALFGAMGTGAAIPDERAAGLLSRLWALPVHRASALTGRLLAESARALAGAVMLTAVGVAMGLRFTQGWPGAMGFVLIPVLMVIGFSTVIVAVAVQSAGKNIITGLSTVCFLLLFFNSGMVPVDVFPGWVQPIVRAQPMSPAIEAMRGLAGGGPVLWPVLQSVAWVVGLVAVFGPIAVRGYRLAAENP, encoded by the coding sequence ATGATCCGTCAATCCCGGTTACACGCCCGGCGGCTGCTGCTGGGCTGGCAGCGCGCCCCGGTGGTGCTGATCCAGTCGCTGATCTTCCCGACCTTCCTGCTCATCGTGTACTCGCTGGTGGTCGGTGCATCGGTGCGGCACCTGACCGGGTCCAGCAGCTTGTACGGCCTGGTACCGATGTGTGCGGTGGCCGGGGCACTGTTCGGCGCGATGGGCACCGGGGCGGCGATCCCCGACGAGCGGGCGGCCGGACTGCTGAGCCGGTTGTGGGCGCTGCCCGTGCACCGGGCCAGTGCGCTGACCGGGCGGCTGCTCGCCGAGAGCGCCCGGGCGCTGGCGGGCGCGGTGATGCTCACCGCGGTCGGGGTGGCGATGGGCCTGCGCTTCACCCAGGGCTGGCCGGGCGCAATGGGATTCGTGCTCATCCCGGTGTTGATGGTGATCGGCTTCTCGACGGTCATCGTGGCGGTGGCCGTCCAGTCGGCCGGTAAGAACATCATCACCGGGCTGTCGACGGTGTGCTTCCTGCTGTTGTTCTTCAACTCCGGCATGGTGCCGGTCGACGTGTTCCCCGGCTGGGTGCAGCCGATCGTGCGGGCGCAGCCGATGTCCCCGGCCATCGAGGCGATGCGCGGGCTGGCCGGCGGCGGACCGGTGCTGTGGCCGGTGCTGCAATCGGTGGCCTGGGTCGTCGGACTGGTCGCGGTGTTCGGCCCGATCGCCGTGCGCGGGTACCGGCTGGCCGCCGAGAATCCGTGA
- a CDS encoding ABC transporter permease, translating to MTALGTLTRRSVLGTLRDGDLVFAIGGPVAFFVCFDITLRNVIQTDGMGYPQYILPVIVVQAMIFTAMTTADRAARDHLSGMGIRMRSLPITALAPVTARMLSSLVRAAAALTAALAVGFAFGFRFSGGVADLLAFVGLALLLSLALSLGADAMGSVAASTEAAGQTLLVPQLLLVMLSTGIAPAQSFPSWLGPFVRNQPVSVIADTLRGLAVGEHIRVGTSAAWCVGLLVVFGAIAVRMQRRAT from the coding sequence GTGACGGCACTGGGCACCTTGACCCGGCGTTCGGTGCTGGGCACCCTGCGCGACGGCGACCTGGTGTTCGCGATCGGTGGACCGGTCGCGTTCTTCGTGTGCTTCGACATCACCCTGCGCAATGTCATCCAGACCGACGGCATGGGCTACCCGCAGTACATCCTGCCCGTCATCGTGGTGCAGGCCATGATCTTCACCGCGATGACCACGGCCGACCGCGCCGCCCGGGATCACTTGAGCGGTATGGGGATCCGGATGCGTTCGTTGCCCATCACGGCGCTGGCGCCGGTGACCGCGCGGATGCTGTCATCGCTGGTGCGCGCGGCCGCGGCGCTGACCGCGGCGCTGGCGGTGGGGTTCGCGTTCGGGTTCCGGTTCTCCGGCGGGGTGGCGGATCTGCTGGCCTTCGTCGGGCTGGCCCTGCTGTTGTCGCTGGCGCTGTCCCTGGGCGCCGACGCGATGGGTTCGGTCGCGGCCAGCACCGAGGCGGCCGGCCAGACCCTGCTGGTCCCCCAGCTGCTGCTGGTGATGCTGTCCACCGGAATCGCACCGGCACAATCGTTTCCGTCCTGGCTGGGGCCGTTCGTGCGCAATCAGCCGGTGTCGGTGATCGCCGACACCCTGCGTGGACTGGCCGTGGGTGAGCACATTCGCGTCGGCACCAGCGCGGCCTGGTGCGTGGGCCTGTTGGTGGTGTTCGGCGCGATCGCCGTCCGGATGCAGAGAAGAGCAACATGA
- a CDS encoding daunorubicin resistance protein DrrA family ABC transporter ATP-binding protein codes for MSDYAIHLEDVTKRFGDKQALQGVTFSMPAGTVLGVLGPNGAGKTTTINVLSTLIRPTSGRATVAGFDVVRQAADVRKHIGLTGQYAALDAMLTGRENLVLFAELNGLSRAKARARADELLTAFSLTDAADRRVGTYSGGMRRRADIACGLVAAPAVVFLDEPTTGLDPRSRREVWDLVGSLTAAGTSVLLTTQYLEEADALSDSIVVIDHGRVIAEGTADELKHRVGTTVCQVTPVRPADGPRIAAALADIAGASPDGKTGLAADPDTGTLALPAPDGLATLSEVFRRIETLGIEVADIALRKPSLDEVFFELTGSPA; via the coding sequence GTGTCCGACTACGCGATCCACCTCGAGGACGTCACCAAACGCTTCGGCGACAAGCAGGCACTGCAGGGCGTGACGTTCAGCATGCCGGCGGGCACGGTGCTCGGCGTGTTGGGACCCAACGGGGCAGGTAAGACCACGACCATCAACGTGCTCTCCACCCTGATCCGGCCCACCTCCGGCCGGGCCACCGTCGCCGGCTTCGACGTGGTGCGCCAGGCCGCCGACGTCCGTAAGCACATCGGGCTGACGGGCCAGTACGCCGCCCTCGACGCGATGCTCACCGGCCGGGAGAACCTCGTCCTGTTCGCCGAACTCAACGGGCTGAGCCGGGCCAAGGCCCGCGCCCGGGCCGACGAGCTGCTGACCGCGTTCAGCCTCACCGATGCCGCCGACCGCCGCGTCGGCACCTATTCCGGCGGCATGCGCCGCCGCGCCGACATCGCCTGCGGACTGGTCGCCGCGCCCGCGGTGGTGTTCCTGGACGAGCCGACCACCGGCCTGGATCCGCGCAGCCGGCGGGAGGTGTGGGATCTGGTCGGTTCGCTGACCGCCGCGGGCACCAGCGTGCTGCTCACCACCCAGTACCTGGAAGAGGCCGACGCCCTGTCGGATTCGATCGTCGTCATCGACCACGGCCGGGTCATCGCCGAGGGCACCGCCGACGAACTCAAGCACCGCGTCGGCACCACGGTGTGCCAGGTCACCCCGGTCCGGCCGGCCGACGGTCCGCGCATCGCGGCCGCGCTGGCCGATATCGCCGGCGCATCACCCGATGGGAAAACCGGTCTGGCGGCCGATCCGGATACCGGCACGCTGGCACTGCCGGCGCCCGACGGGCTGGCCACCTTGAGCGAGGTGTTCCGCCGCATCGAGACGCTCGGCATCGAGGTCGCCGATATCGCGCTGCGCAAGCCGTCCTTGGACGAGGTGTTCTTCGAACTGACCGGGTCGCCGGCGTGA
- a CDS encoding PucR family transcriptional regulator: MPDPTVRDLLGSVLGLSAPDDAIGDLDRPISWAHTTELRDPSRYLRGGELVCTVGISLQTPRDCADFVGALHGAGASGLCFGVGDVHDDVPDALIAACRRQGLALLVAPPAVPFAALSRFVADFRMGGEIAVARATNSLVPELLSSQRRGETVRQLLDRAGAVLGGYFVVDSADGAAQGALAVEGVGSLSWVGRGRAPEPAVLEVIARFAQAAQGDRDIESALSRERVGQLLSLVERRMLLPDALGQLLDWPGLSAPELECSAWPAGAGAVLSMTFPTALVGDAPDVCLVLTPGGDEFRRSAAELSLPSGHSAASPLVELGSAITQARIALDMARQHGGSVGPDQLSTFGSLLEGLPSNRLAPFKHQLIDPLADMDRDRGTQHVRTLRTFLATNGSVIDTARELFLHTNTVRHRLGRIQELTGRDPMNLGDLAAFAIGLQASDRSRRRPD, translated from the coding sequence ATGCCGGACCCGACTGTGCGCGATCTGCTCGGTTCGGTGCTCGGGCTGAGCGCCCCCGACGACGCCATCGGCGACCTGGACCGGCCCATCAGCTGGGCGCACACCACCGAGCTGCGGGACCCGTCGCGCTACCTGCGCGGCGGGGAGCTGGTCTGCACGGTGGGAATCAGCCTCCAGACACCCCGGGACTGCGCGGACTTCGTCGGCGCCCTGCACGGCGCGGGCGCGTCCGGCCTGTGCTTCGGTGTCGGCGACGTGCACGACGACGTGCCCGACGCACTGATCGCGGCATGCCGTCGGCAGGGGCTGGCTCTGCTGGTGGCACCACCGGCGGTGCCGTTCGCGGCGCTCAGCCGGTTCGTCGCGGACTTCCGGATGGGCGGCGAGATCGCGGTTGCCCGTGCCACCAACAGCCTTGTGCCGGAACTGCTTTCGTCGCAGCGTCGGGGCGAGACGGTACGCCAGCTGCTGGACCGCGCCGGGGCGGTGCTCGGTGGTTACTTCGTGGTGGACAGTGCCGACGGTGCCGCCCAGGGCGCCCTCGCCGTGGAGGGCGTGGGCAGCCTGTCCTGGGTGGGCCGCGGTCGGGCGCCGGAACCGGCCGTGCTGGAGGTGATCGCCCGTTTCGCGCAGGCGGCCCAGGGCGATCGGGACATCGAGTCGGCGCTGTCGCGGGAACGGGTCGGACAGCTGCTGTCGCTGGTGGAGCGCCGCATGCTGCTGCCCGATGCGCTGGGCCAACTGCTGGACTGGCCCGGCCTGTCCGCACCGGAGCTGGAGTGTTCGGCATGGCCCGCGGGCGCGGGCGCCGTGCTGTCCATGACGTTTCCCACCGCGTTGGTGGGCGACGCCCCGGACGTGTGCCTGGTGCTGACCCCCGGCGGCGACGAGTTCCGCCGGTCGGCCGCCGAACTCTCACTGCCGTCGGGTCATTCGGCGGCATCGCCGTTGGTCGAACTCGGCTCGGCCATCACCCAGGCGCGCATCGCGCTGGACATGGCGCGCCAGCACGGCGGCAGCGTCGGACCCGACCAGCTGAGCACCTTCGGCAGCCTGCTCGAGGGCCTCCCGTCGAATCGGCTGGCCCCGTTCAAGCATCAGCTCATCGATCCGCTGGCCGACATGGACCGCGACCGCGGCACCCAACACGTACGCACCCTGCGAACCTTCTTGGCCACCAACGGGTCCGTCATCGACACCGCACGCGAGTTGTTCCTGCACACCAACACCGTGCGGCACCGGCTGGGACGCATCCAGGAACTGACCGGGCGCGACCCGATGAACCTGGGCGATCTGGCCGCGTTCGCCATCGGATTACAGGCCAGCGACCGCTCCCGGCGGCGACCGGACTGA
- a CDS encoding APC family permease: MSAPGSAPANDGPQVLRREFSLWSAFAFAFAFISPIVALYGIFGLALAAAGPSFWWGFALVFGGQLLVALVFAMLVSRWPLEGSIYQWSRRLLGTTYGWLAGWVYMWTLVIAMATVALGAAGFVANIAGVQAPSGGLRAVIALVILIGGTAINLIGRGALKVFMTASIVAEVIGSIGLGTWLLLFHRQNSISVLFDGGGQDIGTWAYLSGPFLIAVAFIGFSFVGFESAGAIAEEVHEPRRYLPKAVLFSLTFIALVVAYSSLAIILAIPDLDAVVAGSVADPVYETLTTALGQGIAKPVEVLFVIGFIASFLALQTSASRVIWAYARDGALPGATALARLRGSARIPVLAIGVTTVVGGALFGLSIVAGDIYALMVNFTTGGFYLAFLFPLIGFVVVLARRRWRDGAFSLGRATVPVAVLAAVWAVLQMLNISWPRPVYDQRYLDWSVWIGVAVVLAVGIAILVGVRGRIVGAEVVEELETAGV, translated from the coding sequence ATGTCAGCACCCGGCTCGGCACCCGCCAACGACGGGCCGCAGGTCCTGCGGCGCGAGTTCTCCCTGTGGTCGGCCTTCGCATTCGCGTTCGCCTTCATCTCGCCGATCGTCGCCCTCTACGGCATCTTCGGCCTGGCCCTGGCCGCCGCCGGACCCAGCTTCTGGTGGGGTTTCGCACTGGTCTTCGGCGGCCAGCTGCTGGTCGCGCTGGTGTTCGCGATGCTGGTGTCACGCTGGCCGCTGGAGGGATCCATCTACCAGTGGTCGCGGCGGCTGCTCGGCACCACCTACGGCTGGCTGGCCGGTTGGGTGTACATGTGGACGCTGGTGATCGCGATGGCCACGGTCGCGCTCGGCGCGGCCGGCTTCGTGGCCAACATCGCCGGTGTGCAGGCCCCCTCGGGTGGGCTGCGGGCCGTGATCGCACTGGTGATCCTGATCGGCGGGACGGCGATCAACCTGATCGGCCGGGGCGCGCTCAAGGTGTTCATGACCGCCAGCATCGTGGCCGAGGTGATCGGCTCGATCGGGCTGGGCACCTGGCTGCTGCTGTTCCATCGGCAGAACTCGATCTCGGTGCTGTTCGACGGCGGCGGCCAGGACATCGGCACCTGGGCCTATCTGAGCGGACCGTTCCTCATCGCGGTGGCGTTCATCGGGTTCTCCTTCGTCGGCTTCGAGAGCGCGGGCGCCATCGCCGAGGAGGTGCACGAACCGCGGCGCTACCTGCCCAAGGCGGTGCTGTTCTCGCTGACGTTCATCGCGCTGGTGGTGGCCTATTCCAGCCTGGCAATCATTCTGGCCATCCCGGACCTGGATGCCGTGGTGGCCGGGTCGGTGGCCGACCCGGTGTACGAAACCCTCACCACCGCACTGGGACAGGGCATCGCCAAACCGGTCGAGGTGTTGTTCGTCATCGGGTTCATCGCCAGCTTCCTGGCGTTGCAGACCTCGGCGTCACGGGTGATCTGGGCGTACGCCCGCGACGGCGCGCTGCCCGGGGCCACCGCCCTGGCCCGGTTGCGCGGCAGTGCCCGTATCCCGGTGCTGGCCATCGGTGTGACCACCGTCGTCGGCGGCGCGCTGTTCGGTTTGAGCATCGTCGCCGGCGACATCTACGCCCTGATGGTCAACTTCACCACCGGCGGGTTCTATCTGGCATTCCTGTTCCCGCTCATCGGCTTCGTGGTGGTGCTGGCGCGCAGGCGGTGGCGCGATGGCGCGTTCTCGCTGGGCCGGGCCACCGTGCCGGTGGCCGTGCTCGCCGCGGTGTGGGCCGTGCTGCAGATGCTCAACATCTCCTGGCCGCGCCCGGTATACGACCAGCGGTACCTGGACTGGTCGGTGTGGATCGGTGTGGCGGTGGTGCTGGCCGTCGGCATCGCGATCCTGGTCGGGGTACGGGGCCGCATCGTGGGTGCCGAGGTGGTCGAGGAACTCGAGACCGCCGGTGTCTGA
- a CDS encoding SDR family NAD(P)-dependent oxidoreductase: MSDRQASEPPVAVVTGGASGIGAAVVSALRGRGYRVAALDLQPRADADHVVAVDVSDGPAVGGAVAEIRRTLGPITALVTSAGHYEMAPVAEIDTRAWRRMLRVHLGGLFHATRACLPDMLERGSGAVVAVSSELAVGGGEHDAHYAAAKGAILGLVRSLAAEVADRGVRVNAVAPGPTDTPLLAPDSPWRASEYLATLPLRRLTAPAEVARCVEYLVCDATFSTGDVVNVNSGAVI; the protein is encoded by the coding sequence GTGTCTGACCGGCAGGCGTCTGAGCCACCGGTGGCGGTGGTCACCGGCGGCGCCAGCGGGATCGGCGCGGCCGTCGTCTCCGCATTGCGGGGGCGGGGCTACCGGGTCGCGGCGCTGGACTTGCAGCCCCGCGCCGATGCCGATCATGTTGTCGCGGTGGATGTTTCGGACGGTCCCGCGGTCGGCGGCGCCGTCGCCGAGATCCGCCGCACGCTCGGCCCGATCACCGCGCTGGTGACCTCGGCCGGCCATTACGAGATGGCTCCCGTCGCCGAGATCGACACCCGGGCGTGGCGGCGGATGCTGCGGGTGCATCTCGGCGGACTGTTCCACGCCACCCGGGCCTGCCTGCCCGACATGCTGGAGCGCGGATCCGGCGCGGTGGTGGCGGTATCCAGTGAACTCGCCGTCGGCGGCGGCGAACACGACGCGCACTACGCCGCGGCCAAGGGCGCGATCCTCGGCCTGGTGCGCAGCCTGGCCGCGGAGGTGGCCGACCGCGGCGTCCGGGTCAACGCCGTCGCGCCCGGACCCACCGACACCCCCTTGCTGGCGCCCGACTCGCCTTGGCGCGCATCGGAATACCTCGCGACACTGCCACTGCGCCGGCTCACCGCCCCGGCCGAGGTGGCGCGCTGCGTCGAATACCTGGTGTGCGACGCCACCTTCAGCACCGGGGATGTGGTGAACGTGAACTCGGGGGCGGTGATATGA
- a CDS encoding SDR family NAD(P)-dependent oxidoreductase, translated as MSGLTGRVALVTGAAQGMGAAHARRLAAAGATVAVNDIRPSSGLDALAAEIGGLAAPGDVADPDTCGQIADTVAAATGRLDILVANHAYMTMAPLLEHDERDWWRVVDTNLGGTFHLVQAVLPHMRQLGAGRIVVISSEWGVTGWPQATAYAASKSGLIALVKTLGRELAPERIIVNAVAPGVIDTPQLRVDADAAGVDLATVQAQYARSIPLGRIGSAAEIAAAVQLLTDFDMEAVVGQVISCNGGATRGRV; from the coding sequence ATGAGCGGGTTGACCGGGCGCGTCGCCCTGGTGACCGGCGCCGCGCAGGGCATGGGTGCCGCCCATGCCCGCCGGCTGGCCGCAGCCGGAGCGACGGTGGCCGTCAACGACATCCGGCCCAGCAGCGGGCTGGACGCACTGGCCGCCGAGATCGGTGGGCTGGCCGCACCGGGCGACGTCGCCGACCCCGACACCTGCGGCCAGATCGCCGATACCGTCGCCGCGGCGACCGGGCGCCTGGACATCCTGGTGGCCAACCACGCGTACATGACCATGGCCCCGCTGCTGGAGCACGACGAACGGGACTGGTGGCGCGTCGTGGACACCAACCTCGGCGGCACCTTCCACCTGGTGCAGGCCGTGCTGCCGCACATGCGACAGCTGGGGGCGGGCCGCATCGTGGTGATCAGCAGCGAATGGGGTGTCACCGGCTGGCCGCAGGCCACCGCATACGCCGCGTCGAAGTCCGGGCTGATCGCGCTGGTGAAGACGCTGGGCCGGGAACTGGCCCCGGAGCGGATCATCGTCAACGCGGTGGCCCCGGGGGTGATCGACACCCCGCAGCTGCGTGTCGACGCCGACGCGGCCGGGGTCGACCTGGCGACCGTGCAGGCGCAGTACGCGCGATCGATCCCGTTGGGCCGCATCGGCAGCGCCGCCGAGATCGCCGCTGCGGTGCAATTGTTGACCGATTTCGACATGGAAGCGGTTGTCGGACAGGTGATCTCCTGTAACGGGGGAGCCACGAGGGGCAGGGTATGA
- the speB gene encoding agmatinase has protein sequence MTQHYVRSQNGKVGQVDAQAVPRYAGLATFARLPQRHEVPDHDIAVVGVPFDSGVTYRPGARFGPAAIRQASRLLKPYHPALDISPFARAQVVDAGDISANPFDITEAVDQIRAGVTDLLARPGQRVVLLGGDHTIALPALQAVHAVHGPVALVHFDAHLDTWDTYFGAPCTHGTPFRRAAEQGLLVKDRSAHVGIRGSLYDRADLLDDESLGFTVVHCRDVDRIGIDGVIERILTRVGEHPVYVSIDIDVLDPAFAPGTGTPEIGGMTSRELVAVLRAMRGLQIVAADVVEVAPAYDNGEVTAVAGANLAYELVSLMADDFS, from the coding sequence ATGACACAGCATTACGTGCGGTCGCAGAACGGGAAGGTCGGGCAGGTGGACGCGCAGGCGGTGCCGCGCTATGCGGGGCTGGCCACCTTCGCGCGGTTACCGCAACGCCACGAGGTGCCCGACCACGACATCGCCGTCGTGGGGGTGCCGTTCGACAGCGGCGTCACCTACCGTCCGGGCGCCCGGTTCGGGCCCGCCGCGATCCGGCAGGCCTCCCGGCTGCTCAAGCCCTACCACCCGGCGCTGGACATCAGCCCGTTCGCGCGGGCGCAGGTGGTCGACGCCGGCGACATCTCGGCCAACCCGTTCGACATCACCGAGGCGGTCGACCAGATCCGCGCCGGGGTCACCGACCTGCTGGCGCGTCCCGGGCAACGCGTGGTGCTGCTCGGCGGTGATCACACCATCGCGCTGCCCGCGCTGCAGGCCGTGCACGCCGTGCACGGCCCGGTGGCGCTGGTGCACTTCGATGCGCACCTGGACACCTGGGACACGTATTTCGGTGCGCCGTGCACGCACGGCACGCCGTTCCGGCGGGCCGCCGAACAGGGCCTGCTGGTCAAGGACCGCTCGGCGCACGTCGGCATCCGCGGGTCGCTGTACGACCGGGCCGACCTGCTGGACGACGAATCGCTCGGTTTCACCGTGGTGCACTGCCGCGACGTGGACCGGATCGGCATCGACGGTGTCATCGAGCGCATCCTGACCCGGGTCGGTGAGCACCCGGTCTATGTGTCGATCGATATCGACGTGCTGGACCCGGCTTTCGCGCCGGGCACCGGGACACCCGAGATCGGCGGGATGACCAGCCGCGAACTGGTCGCCGTGCTGCGGGCCATGCGGGGGCTGCAGATCGTCGCCGCCGACGTCGTCGAGGTCGCGCCCGCCTACGACAACGGCGAGGTGACCGCCGTGGCCGGCGCGAATCTGGCCTACGAGTTGGTTAGTTTGATGGCCGATGACTTCTCCTGA